One window from the genome of Solea solea chromosome 2, fSolSol10.1, whole genome shotgun sequence encodes:
- the slc38a11 gene encoding putative sodium-coupled neutral amino acid transporter 11 gives MLRMAQQLTNEEGTTLIHSQRVAGKSRSSTISATFNFINSIIGSGTIGLPYALNQAGLPFGLLLLTAVGLITDYSIILLIKGGNLSGTNSYQSLVQSTFGFSGFLILSGLQFLYPFIAMISYNITTGDTLTKVFQRIPGVGPDHILAERHFVILLSTVVFTLPLSLHRNIERLGKVSLLSMVLTLAILVIVVVRAATFGGQILPTENAWAFAKWNAIQAVGVMSFAFICHHNSFLIYGSLKQPTLANWSQVTHVSVGSSLIISAVFAVAGYTTFTGYTQGDIFENYCRDDNLATVGRFFFGLSIMTTYPLECFVTREVVATVICSRDLSKFEHAAITVLIVAVCTSISLVYNCLGVVLELNGVLSATPLIFIIPSACFLKLSPGRWFQGENLISTILIIIGLFVMITGLTMTSLYPQDCTHGIDMFYCADVNVSGTASPE, from the exons ATGCTCAGAATGGCTCAACAG cTAACAAATGAAGAAGGGACCACGTTAATTCATTCACAAAGAGTTGCTGGAAAATCAAGAAGTTCAACGATATCTGCAACTTTTAATTTTATCAATTCCATCATAGGATCAGGGACTATAG GATTGCCGTACGCGCTGAACCAGGCAGGGCTGCCATTTGGCCTCCTGCTTTTGACAGCTGTTGGCTTAATCACAG ACTACTCaatcattttattaattaaaggaGGCAACCTCTCCGGGACAAACAGTTATCAGTCACTGGTGCAAAGCACATTTGGTTTCTCTGGATTCTTGATTTTGTCTGGACTGCAGTTCCTTTATCCTTTCATTG CCATGATTAGCTACAACATCACGACTGGTGACACACTGACCAAAGTATTTCAGAGAATACCAGGAG TCGGCCCCGATCACATACTTGCCGAGCGTCACTTTGTGATTTTGCTGTCAACCGTTGTGTTCACGCTGCCCCTTTCCCTGCATCGAAACATAGAGAGACTTGGGAAG GTGTCCTTACTGTCAATGGTGCTCACACTTGCGATCCTCGTCATTGTAGTCGTCAGAGCAGCTACCTTCGGAGGCCAAAT TCTCCCTACAGAGAACGCATGGGCTTTTGCAAAGTGGAATGCAATTCAAGCTGTTGGTGTCATGTCTTTTG CCTTTATATGCCACCACAACAGCTTTCTCATCTATGGCTCTCTGAAGCAGCCCACTCTGGCTAACTGGTCTCAAGTCACTCACGTCTCAGTTGGTTCTTCACTAATAATCAGTGCAGTGTTTGCTGTTGCTGGCTATACCACCTTCACTGGCTACACACAAG gagacatttttgagaactACTGCAGAGATGATAACCTGGCAACAGTCGGTCGGTTCTTTTTCGGCCTCAGTATAATGACCACATATCCACTGGAGTGTTTTGTGACACGAGAA GTGGTAGCCACTGTCATTTGCAGTCGGGATCTTTCAAAGTTTGAACACGCGGCCATAACCGTGCTCATTGTTGCAGTTTGCACATCGATATCTTTGGTCTACAACTGTCTCGGAGTTGTTTTGGAGCTGAAT ggtGTCCTGAGTGCCACACCTCTGATCTTCATCATTCCATCAGCGTGCTTCCTCAAGCTCTCTCCTGGCCGCTGGTTCCAGGGTGAAAACTTGATATCTACCATTTTGATCATAATTGGCTTGTTTGTCATGATCACTGGGTTGACCATGACCAGCCTCTACCCTCAAGACTGTACACATGGTATAGATATGTTCTACTGTGCAGATGTCAACGTCTCTGGCACGGCATCACCTGAATGA